From a single Fulvivirga ulvae genomic region:
- a CDS encoding RHS repeat-associated core domain-containing protein gives MYFDDFEVTLTEGKVVQSNNYYPFGLQQNTSWTRMDQTPNAHKFNAATEYNDFTDTYDTPFRQYDPATGRFNGVDALAHMTPTLTPYRFGFNNPVSFNDPTGLNERPVELDDPNLRSGGGGSSIISGADNVFGMSWLSGSMGRAGVGSWTNQYRTGRTQSLASIITSLMIRKGSGGTWTPEGGNSFFQSDNEAIGAGYSYMVRHGASGGSLREHIGKALGGELASDGTFYQFVQTAQYSTDGRMKGAGYVIEQKINLNTTDPVLPNLTPWYDISSWKLAAWSIGLDIDVVLVYGGDTSPIAYGTVLAGADEGKGFLLSDAGTSAFGLDASGAVEGTAYFYTGDINNFTVSTLAGPRFEANLGGSFGIDLGAGIAISERDQFGGQVVAVKIFGGLGIPTYVGGNINWGDTYVQKVFK, from the coding sequence GTGTATTTTGATGACTTTGAGGTAACGTTAACGGAAGGGAAGGTAGTACAGAGCAATAACTACTACCCGTTCGGGCTACAGCAAAACACAAGCTGGACGCGCATGGACCAGACTCCAAACGCCCACAAGTTCAATGCGGCCACCGAGTACAACGACTTTACGGATACTTACGACACGCCGTTCAGGCAGTATGATCCGGCAACAGGTCGCTTCAATGGTGTGGATGCTCTCGCCCACATGACTCCGACGCTGACTCCTTACAGGTTCGGGTTTAATAATCCTGTTTCTTTTAATGATCCGACCGGGCTGAATGAAAGGCCGGTGGAGTTGGATGATCCAAACCTGAGGTCTGGTGGTGGCGGTAGTAGTATTATCAGTGGGGCGGATAACGTGTTTGGTATGAGCTGGCTTAGTGGTAGTATGGGTAGGGCTGGTGTTGGAAGTTGGACAAATCAGTACAGAACAGGGCGTACACAAAGCCTTGCTTCCATAATAACTAGTTTGATGATCAGGAAAGGTTCGGGAGGCACATGGACGCCAGAAGGTGGTAATAGCTTCTTCCAAAGTGATAATGAAGCTATCGGAGCGGGCTATAGTTATATGGTTAGGCACGGTGCTTCCGGGGGAAGCCTCAGGGAACACATTGGTAAAGCTTTAGGCGGTGAACTTGCATCTGATGGAACATTTTACCAGTTTGTGCAGACTGCTCAATACAGTACAGATGGCAGAATGAAAGGGGCAGGATATGTTATTGAGCAGAAAATTAATTTAAATACTACCGATCCTGTACTGCCGAATTTAACCCCATGGTATGATATTTCTTCATGGAAATTGGCTGCATGGTCAATTGGGCTTGATATCGACGTTGTACTTGTATATGGAGGAGATACTAGTCCTATTGCATATGGAACTGTTTTAGCGGGAGCTGATGAAGGAAAAGGCTTTTTGTTAAGTGACGCTGGAACTTCTGCATTTGGATTGGATGCATCAGGTGCGGTAGAGGGGACTGCATATTTTTATACTGGAGATATTAACAATTTTACCGTTTCCACATTAGCCGGGCCGAGGTTCGAGGCAAATCTTGGGGGATCCTTTGGTATTGATCTTGGCGCAGGTATTGCGATTAGCGAACGAGATCAATTCGGGGGACAAGTTGTTGCTGTTAAGATTTTTGGTGGCTTAGGTATTCCAACATACGTGGGAGGGAATATCAATTGGGGAGACACTTATGTTCAAAAAGTTTTTAAATAG
- a CDS encoding RHS repeat domain-containing protein, giving the protein MLTEGKVVQSNNYYPFGLQQSTSWTRAEQTPNAHKFNAATEYNDFTDTYDTPFRQYDPATGRFNGVDALAHMMPNLTPYRFGFNNPVSFNDPTGLIELPLVCKTCETNGGSGGSGFDQYDDLVSSGNPYSLVDSMGPGSGRHWTDQLWRRAGAVGMERNARMMSQQTFDRFYNITDDNRWEKANEAAVNVYGKVGSVEVGGYKSNKYGWKKNPSQNGWSVMDFSMDEPKMVYAGLGGDMASSSLKTLVTVTGFTQMATEIAVNGSKPLYTGAKQWANMTRVGSKFATKLGIAGVALTGVDAVIQGEWKNHHTADVLIGAALTAGGFIPGINIGIAVVGGAYFLADFGWQMYSGKSITESLFD; this is encoded by the coding sequence ATGTTAACGGAAGGGAAGGTAGTGCAGAGCAATAACTACTACCCGTTCGGGCTACAGCAAAGCACAAGCTGGACCAGGGCAGAACAAACTCCAAACGCCCACAAGTTCAATGCGGCCACCGAGTATAACGACTTTACGGATACTTACGACACGCCGTTCAGGCAGTACGATCCGGCAACGGGGCGTTTCAATGGTGTGGATGCTTTAGCCCACATGATGCCAAACCTAACGCCTTATAGGTTTGGGTTTAATAATCCAGTTTCTTTTAATGATCCTACGGGGCTTATAGAACTTCCTTTAGTGTGCAAAACCTGTGAAACGAATGGGGGTAGCGGGGGAAGTGGTTTTGACCAATACGACGACTTGGTGAGCTCTGGCAATCCCTATTCGTTAGTAGACAGTATGGGGCCTGGTTCAGGGCGCCACTGGACGGACCAATTATGGAGACGTGCAGGAGCTGTTGGCATGGAAAGAAATGCCCGTATGATGAGCCAGCAAACCTTTGACAGGTTTTATAACATTACTGATGATAATCGCTGGGAGAAGGCCAATGAAGCTGCCGTTAATGTGTACGGAAAAGTTGGCTCTGTTGAAGTTGGTGGGTATAAAAGTAATAAATACGGCTGGAAGAAAAATCCGTCTCAGAATGGATGGAGTGTTATGGATTTTAGTATGGACGAACCCAAAATGGTTTATGCAGGTCTTGGTGGAGATATGGCAAGTTCTTCCTTAAAGACACTGGTTACTGTTACTGGGTTTACTCAAATGGCCACTGAGATAGCGGTTAATGGCTCTAAACCTCTGTATACTGGAGCTAAGCAGTGGGCAAACATGACCCGAGTAGGAAGTAAGTTTGCAACTAAACTTGGTATTGCAGGAGTGGCACTTACCGGAGTAGATGCAGTAATTCAAGGCGAATGGAAAAATCATCACACTGCGGATGTCTTAATAGGAGCCGCACTTACAGCAGGAGGCTTTATACCTGGGATAAACATTGGAATAGCAGTTGTAGGAGGGGCGTATTTCCTCGCTGATTTTGGATGGCAAATGTATTCTGGAAAAAGTATTACAGAAAGCTTATTTGACTAA
- a CDS encoding DUF5958 family protein, producing the protein MPEKLERFSLQSLSTLFIEMLNTEKEITLNKYGQGLVDPKVLVDEFSSFGLSEKRSYLKEIIALIQQSKPQEEDIRSAIVESKLKPTFTPCVLLAKGITSHLLQRIAELPDYELNKALKLLLGLFKVSYQRRFQAEKNNPDKWWYWDLSDERNVEKVLKKYLD; encoded by the coding sequence ATGCCTGAAAAGCTAGAGCGATTTAGCCTGCAATCTTTATCTACACTATTTATTGAAATGCTAAACACTGAAAAGGAAATTACACTGAATAAATATGGGCAGGGACTTGTCGATCCAAAAGTGTTAGTAGATGAATTTTCAAGCTTTGGCCTATCCGAAAAGAGAAGTTATCTAAAAGAGATAATTGCCCTTATCCAACAATCAAAACCACAGGAAGAAGATATACGATCCGCGATAGTTGAGAGTAAATTAAAACCAACATTTACCCCTTGTGTGCTTCTAGCCAAAGGTATAACCAGTCATCTTTTACAAAGGATTGCTGAGCTGCCTGATTATGAATTGAATAAGGCGTTAAAGTTATTGTTGGGTTTATTTAAAGTATCTTACCAGAGGCGATTTCAAGCTGAAAAAAACAATCCTGATAAATGGTGGTATTGGGATCTCTCGGATGAGCGTAATGTGGAAAAAGTGTTAAAAAAGTATTTAGATTGA
- a CDS encoding Rne/Rng family ribonuclease, translating to MSNELIINSTQNGCRIALLKDKSLVEFHHDEDGNQFTVGDIYLGTVRKVVQGLNAAFIDIGYEKDAFLHYLDLGPKFSSLQDFTKRALSKKNTSSKLEKFGLKPDIDKHGKITNVLSRNQQILVQVVKEPISTKGPRLSCELSLAGRYLVLVPFSNTVNVSKKISSSDERKRLVRLVSSIKPENFGVIIRTVAQGKDVRELDSDLRHLLDIWHQGAKTLKTAKPREKVIGEMSKASSILRDVLNESFDNIHIDDKEIYDEVRTYIKTIAPDKEKIVKLYNGKAKIFENFGIEKQIKSAFGQSVSLKGGGYLIIEHTEALHVIDVNSGNKSNREEDQEATALSVNIEAAKEIARQLRLRDMGGIIVVDFIDMKRAENKKTIYKVIKDEMAADRSKFTVLPLSKFGLMQITRQRVRPEMNITTKEVCPTCQGTGKISASILVSDLIERSVDHLMTKQNDKDITVVIHPFIYAYFTKGTMSRRLKWFLKYFKWIKMVQDSSLAITEYKFLNKFGEEIDVGEL from the coding sequence TTGAGTAACGAATTAATAATCAATTCAACTCAAAACGGATGTCGTATAGCCCTATTAAAAGATAAAAGTCTTGTTGAGTTCCATCATGACGAAGATGGAAACCAGTTTACAGTTGGAGATATATACCTGGGTACTGTCAGAAAAGTAGTTCAGGGTCTCAATGCAGCGTTTATTGATATAGGTTACGAGAAAGATGCCTTTCTGCATTATCTCGATCTGGGACCTAAATTCAGTTCGCTTCAGGATTTCACGAAGCGTGCGCTTTCAAAAAAAAATACCTCCAGTAAACTGGAAAAATTTGGCTTAAAGCCAGACATAGATAAACATGGAAAGATCACCAATGTACTTTCCAGGAATCAACAAATACTAGTACAGGTTGTAAAAGAGCCTATATCAACAAAAGGGCCGCGATTATCCTGCGAGTTGTCTCTGGCAGGCAGATATTTGGTACTTGTTCCTTTTTCGAACACAGTAAATGTCTCTAAGAAAATTAGCAGCAGCGACGAGCGAAAGAGACTCGTAAGACTGGTGTCATCAATCAAACCTGAGAATTTTGGTGTAATTATAAGAACAGTAGCTCAGGGTAAAGATGTAAGGGAGCTGGACTCAGACCTCCGGCATCTTCTTGACATATGGCATCAGGGTGCCAAAACACTTAAAACAGCCAAGCCAAGGGAAAAAGTAATCGGTGAGATGAGCAAAGCCTCGTCCATCCTCAGAGATGTTCTTAATGAGTCGTTTGACAACATCCATATCGATGATAAAGAGATATATGATGAAGTAAGGACTTACATCAAGACCATCGCCCCTGACAAGGAGAAGATTGTAAAGCTTTACAATGGCAAAGCAAAGATCTTTGAGAATTTTGGCATAGAAAAACAGATAAAATCAGCCTTCGGTCAATCTGTAAGCCTCAAAGGCGGAGGATACCTGATCATAGAGCATACGGAAGCGCTTCATGTTATCGACGTAAACAGCGGTAATAAATCTAACCGTGAAGAGGACCAGGAAGCAACCGCTCTTTCGGTAAACATTGAGGCCGCTAAGGAAATAGCAAGGCAGCTCAGGTTGCGTGATATGGGTGGCATTATCGTAGTCGACTTCATTGATATGAAGAGGGCTGAGAACAAAAAGACGATCTATAAGGTCATTAAAGATGAAATGGCTGCGGACCGGTCTAAGTTCACCGTTCTGCCATTGTCAAAATTCGGCCTGATGCAGATCACACGCCAGCGGGTAAGGCCGGAAATGAACATTACCACTAAAGAAGTGTGCCCTACCTGCCAGGGAACAGGTAAGATCAGTGCTTCTATACTGGTTTCAGACCTTATTGAGAGATCAGTTGACCATCTGATGACCAAGCAGAACGACAAGGATATAACCGTGGTTATACATCCTTTCATTTATGCCTATTTCACCAAAGGTACGATGTCCAGAAGGCTGAAGTGGTTTTTGAAATATTTCAAATGGATCAAAATGGTGCAGGACTCTTCGCTGGCCATTACAGAATACAAATTCCTCAACAAGTTTGGAGAGGAAATAGATGTAGGGGAATTGTAA
- a CDS encoding tetratricopeptide repeat protein, whose amino-acid sequence MLKTRIILIASAALLVLLIFSLPKVVVDNDSDELSSSQEPTSTAPPDSGITTNAHDLELSGDSRQNIKILKEKLTASKNIEKSVIFADSLAKLYLSVSKYDSAAKFVEIIAQNIPTVENWQRAGDTYYEAFSFAMDAEKRAQMGGKAREYYEKVLEKSPGRLDIKNNLAMTYLSTSNPMQGIMMLREILKQDPENEKALFNMGALSMQSNQYDKAIERYSKLVELYPENTQARFFLGVSYMETGQKDKAKEQFIKVKELDDDPQVHATVDSYLEEIE is encoded by the coding sequence ATGCTAAAGACAAGGATAATATTAATTGCAAGTGCAGCCCTGCTGGTACTGCTTATTTTCAGCTTACCAAAAGTTGTGGTTGACAATGACTCGGATGAGCTAAGTTCTTCTCAGGAACCCACATCAACCGCACCCCCGGACTCCGGGATCACCACCAATGCTCACGATCTGGAGCTATCGGGAGATTCCCGACAAAATATCAAAATTTTAAAGGAAAAACTTACCGCTAGTAAAAATATTGAAAAAAGTGTTATCTTTGCGGACTCTTTGGCAAAGCTGTATCTAAGCGTGAGTAAATACGATAGTGCAGCTAAGTTCGTTGAAATCATTGCTCAAAATATTCCAACTGTGGAAAACTGGCAAAGGGCCGGAGACACTTATTATGAAGCTTTCAGTTTTGCAATGGATGCAGAAAAAAGAGCTCAAATGGGTGGCAAAGCAAGGGAATATTATGAAAAGGTATTGGAAAAGTCACCAGGCAGGCTGGACATTAAGAATAACCTGGCCATGACTTACCTGTCAACATCAAACCCCATGCAGGGTATAATGATGCTGAGAGAAATTTTGAAACAGGATCCAGAAAACGAAAAGGCCCTGTTTAATATGGGGGCTTTGTCCATGCAGTCAAACCAGTATGACAAAGCCATAGAACGCTACAGCAAGCTGGTGGAACTATATCCGGAAAACACACAGGCTCGCTTCTTTTTAGGAGTCAGCTACATGGAAACCGGACAAAAAGACAAAGCCAAAGAGCAATTTATAAAAGTAAAAGAGCTGGATGATGATCCTCAGGTACACGCTACAGTGGATTCTTATCTGGAAGAAATTGAATAA
- a CDS encoding HU family DNA-binding protein, translating to MTKAEVISEISEKTGIDKSDVTVSVEAFFNIVKNSMAEGNNIYVRGFGSFVNKKRKKKIARNISKNTAIVIDEHYIPSFKPSKVFIEKIKTSDKVKDANS from the coding sequence GTGACTAAAGCAGAAGTAATATCCGAAATCTCCGAGAAGACCGGAATCGACAAATCAGACGTAACTGTTTCTGTTGAGGCATTTTTCAATATTGTTAAAAACTCAATGGCAGAAGGAAATAACATTTACGTCAGAGGGTTTGGCAGCTTTGTAAATAAGAAGCGCAAGAAGAAAATTGCCAGAAACATTTCCAAGAATACGGCAATTGTAATCGATGAGCACTATATACCGAGTTTCAAACCTTCTAAGGTATTTATTGAGAAGATTAAGACCAGTGATAAAGTAAAGGACGCAAACAGTTAA
- the mutY gene encoding A/G-specific adenine glycosylase — MNNKKFAKKLITWYNTHKRELPWRDTSDPYKIWLSEIILQQTRVAQGLPYYHRFVEHFEKIGDLAAASEQEILRLWQGLGYYSRARNLHKCAKIVAENLGGNFPFGYKNLLKLPGIGKYTAAAIASFAYREQVPVIDGNVYRVLSRVYGIDADISSGSGQRKFEKLAGELIPAEQPDIYNQAIMEFGATHCTPKSPACDNCIFNIECHARIHNLQRELPVKLGKVKVKDRYFHYMVFTKGEHMALKQRKGNDIWRGLFDYLLFEDKEFRDFDWIIHNYDHLSELLPYIKEVNVSAGYKHVLTHRRLHARFFTIELSEGTEVANMITRLGLQFFDHEDIHQLPKPVLVSRYLNDTIF; from the coding sequence TTGAATAACAAAAAATTCGCAAAAAAGTTAATTACATGGTATAACACGCATAAACGTGAACTGCCATGGCGCGATACGTCCGATCCTTATAAAATATGGCTCTCAGAGATCATTTTGCAACAAACCCGTGTTGCCCAGGGCCTGCCTTATTACCACAGATTTGTAGAACATTTTGAAAAAATTGGAGATTTGGCAGCGGCCAGCGAGCAGGAAATCCTACGCCTATGGCAAGGGCTAGGATATTACTCAAGGGCCAGAAACTTACATAAGTGCGCAAAAATAGTTGCAGAAAATTTGGGTGGAAACTTCCCGTTTGGGTATAAAAACTTGTTAAAACTACCAGGAATTGGTAAGTATACGGCTGCTGCGATCGCCTCTTTTGCTTACCGCGAACAGGTGCCCGTAATAGATGGAAATGTATACCGAGTGCTGTCCAGAGTCTACGGTATAGACGCTGATATTTCCAGCGGCAGCGGGCAGCGAAAATTTGAGAAGCTTGCCGGTGAACTGATCCCCGCGGAGCAGCCGGATATCTACAATCAGGCCATCATGGAGTTTGGCGCTACACACTGTACACCAAAATCACCGGCATGTGATAATTGTATTTTTAATATAGAATGTCATGCACGCATACATAATCTGCAGAGAGAGCTTCCTGTCAAGCTGGGAAAAGTAAAAGTTAAGGATCGGTATTTCCATTATATGGTGTTCACAAAAGGGGAACATATGGCTTTGAAGCAGCGAAAGGGTAATGACATCTGGAGAGGCCTCTTCGATTACCTGCTTTTTGAAGATAAAGAATTCAGGGACTTTGACTGGATAATCCATAATTACGACCATTTAAGTGAACTGCTTCCATATATCAAAGAGGTAAATGTGAGCGCCGGATACAAGCATGTGCTTACACACCGCAGGCTTCACGCACGTTTTTTTACAATAGAGCTCAGTGAGGGCACAGAAGTTGCCAATATGATAACCCGCCTGGGATTGCAGTTTTTTGATCATGAAGATATTCATCAATTACCCAAACCTGTTTTGGTTTCACGTTATTTGAATGATACTATTTTTTAG
- a CDS encoding single-stranded DNA-binding protein, which yields MSGVNKVIIVGRLGKDPEVRHLESGASVANFPVATSEVYKDRNTGERREQTEWHNVVLWRGLAEIAEKYLNKGDMVYIEGKLRTRSWEKDGVTRYTTEIVGDNMTMLTPKGMSEGGGTSPAPTRSQEPAPSQAGADIAIDDESDDLPF from the coding sequence ATGTCAGGAGTTAATAAAGTAATAATTGTTGGAAGGTTGGGAAAAGACCCTGAAGTAAGACATTTGGAGAGTGGAGCATCTGTAGCCAATTTTCCGGTGGCTACTTCGGAAGTATATAAGGATAGAAATACGGGCGAAAGAAGAGAGCAAACCGAGTGGCACAACGTAGTGCTGTGGAGAGGTTTGGCAGAGATCGCAGAAAAATACCTTAACAAAGGTGATATGGTATACATCGAAGGTAAGCTTCGTACCAGGTCCTGGGAAAAGGATGGTGTAACCAGGTATACAACAGAGATTGTTGGAGATAATATGACCATGCTAACCCCTAAGGGTATGTCAGAGGGTGGTGGCACTTCACCAGCCCCGACAAGATCGCAGGAGCCGGCACCATCACAGGCGGGAGCTGATATAGCTATTGATGACGAATCTGACGATCTGCCGTTCTGA
- the gldE gene encoding gliding motility-associated protein GldE: protein MDEPPSQYLLATIFSEDSLFYFISGITLLLLLIMSALISGSEVAFFSLTSKDIAECKESEEVPDKRIVTLIRHPKQLLATILIMNNFINVGIVTLSTFVMWEILDAKTTEGTPVIILTTVTTLGIVFFGEILPKVYATPNNLRFARLTSAMLKLLNTVFRPLSFLLVTSSSVIERRFTKKGYDISVEELHHALEITTTSEETTDEEKDILKGIVNFGTLTVKQVMKSRMDITAFDIEMDFHDLMDKINKSGFSRIPVYSDTIDNIEGVLYIKDLLPHVDQDESFDWCKLLRQGFFVPENKKIDALLKDFQEKRVHMAIVVDEYGGTSGLITLEDVIEEIVGEINDEFDDEDIAYSKLDKYTYLFEGRTTLNDFCKILEVNPNTFEKVKGESESLGGLLLEINTKLPSAGEKVYFERYVFTVVAVDNKRIKKVRVFINENDEDTGDYN from the coding sequence ATAGACGAACCTCCGAGTCAATATTTGTTAGCGACGATCTTCAGTGAGGATTCACTGTTTTACTTCATCAGCGGTATTACACTTCTGCTGTTGCTGATTATGTCCGCATTGATAAGTGGCTCAGAGGTGGCCTTTTTTTCGCTAACCTCAAAAGATATAGCCGAATGTAAGGAAAGTGAAGAAGTGCCGGATAAGCGCATAGTTACCCTTATCCGTCATCCTAAGCAACTGCTGGCAACCATTCTGATTATGAATAATTTTATAAATGTTGGCATAGTTACCCTGTCAACATTTGTAATGTGGGAGATTCTGGATGCCAAAACCACCGAAGGAACCCCTGTAATTATTCTTACTACCGTCACCACACTGGGTATAGTGTTTTTTGGGGAGATCCTGCCTAAAGTTTATGCTACACCTAATAACCTCAGGTTCGCCAGGCTGACCTCTGCGATGCTCAAATTGCTGAACACGGTATTCAGGCCATTGTCTTTTTTACTGGTTACCAGCAGCAGCGTTATAGAACGGCGGTTTACCAAAAAAGGGTACGATATCTCCGTAGAAGAGCTTCACCATGCCCTTGAAATAACTACTACCAGCGAGGAGACTACCGATGAAGAAAAGGATATTCTGAAAGGTATAGTTAACTTCGGTACACTCACGGTTAAACAGGTAATGAAATCAAGGATGGACATTACGGCGTTTGACATAGAGATGGATTTCCATGACCTGATGGATAAGATTAATAAGTCAGGATTTTCCCGTATCCCGGTTTATTCTGACACTATAGATAATATCGAAGGAGTACTTTATATCAAGGATTTGCTTCCACATGTTGATCAGGATGAGTCTTTTGACTGGTGTAAGCTGCTCAGGCAGGGCTTCTTTGTTCCTGAAAACAAAAAGATTGATGCACTATTAAAGGACTTTCAGGAGAAGCGGGTGCATATGGCCATTGTTGTTGATGAATACGGAGGTACCTCCGGTCTGATCACCCTGGAGGATGTCATCGAGGAGATAGTGGGTGAAATAAATGACGAGTTTGATGATGAAGATATTGCATATAGCAAACTTGATAAGTATACTTACCTTTTCGAAGGCAGGACCACGCTCAATGATTTCTGCAAGATACTGGAGGTGAACCCGAATACTTTTGAAAAAGTAAAGGGGGAGAGTGAATCGCTTGGAGGCCTGCTGCTGGAAATTAATACAAAGCTTCCTTCTGCCGGAGAAAAAGTGTATTTTGAGAGGTACGTTTTCACTGTGGTAGCTGTGGATAATAAGCGTATTAAAAAGGTGCGGGTCTTTATAAACGAAAATGATGAAGATACAGGAGATTATAACTAA
- the gldD gene encoding gliding motility lipoprotein GldD: MKIQEIITKLWLAFFIVLVLWGCESDYAPKPKGYNRFILPEHAYQPLPDTLPYHFEYSKHARLLKDSSWISDKYWVEIYYPQFKADIHITYKTVNSLDSLKEYFDDAYFLTAKHQIKASAIDEAISKTPSGKTVVYAELEGEVPSQFQFISTDSTQNFLRGALYFNTQVQNDSLQPAIEYVKVDIVHMMNTLKWNDLKGSSRN; this comes from the coding sequence ATGAAGATACAGGAGATTATAACTAAACTGTGGTTGGCTTTTTTCATAGTTTTAGTTTTATGGGGTTGTGAGTCTGATTATGCACCGAAGCCTAAAGGGTATAATCGCTTTATCCTTCCCGAGCATGCCTATCAGCCACTGCCTGATACCCTGCCCTATCACTTTGAATACTCAAAACATGCCCGGCTGCTTAAGGACTCCTCCTGGATTTCAGACAAGTATTGGGTTGAGATCTATTATCCGCAATTTAAAGCGGACATACACATAACTTATAAGACCGTCAATAGTCTGGACTCGCTGAAGGAATATTTTGATGATGCCTATTTCCTCACCGCCAAGCACCAGATCAAAGCTTCGGCCATTGATGAGGCTATATCAAAAACGCCATCAGGCAAAACGGTGGTTTATGCTGAACTGGAAGGCGAAGTGCCCAGCCAGTTTCAATTTATTTCGACAGATTCTACGCAAAATTTCCTGCGAGGCGCACTTTACTTCAATACACAGGTACAGAATGACTCTTTGCAACCAGCTATTGAATATGTGAAAGTGGATATTGTTCATATGATGAATACCCTTAAATGGAACGACCTGAAGGGGAGCAGCAGAAATTAA